In Maylandia zebra isolate NMK-2024a linkage group LG12, Mzebra_GT3a, whole genome shotgun sequence, a single genomic region encodes these proteins:
- the LOC101485557 gene encoding natterin-3: MKLSVLLLSALLALSSASLQDIVKKSIQLRKVSLLKPEVEGRVPEPTGNRKVLGPLNPADLEQQQDLPSSFLFGDNVNLQWLTWDGSLPNGAVSIYNGYTERIDYVCKYKCEAGFYNPNLGPYCRYPYGDREYYAPEFEILANKDNFEFLEWKEGSYGSLPQHSVRTCAGVDIYVGKNKYGLGKVVPQFEAFFLPWEGDEYWYKNYQVLAINRDTYTQHISDVKYGIDEVTIFQYPPETMRISGITNNECQTVVKTVTITKTSEVETTWNIGRATMLGVTGSITAEIPFIGSGGIELGAEKTLQFSRGTTVIETLSHSVSVELRVPPNHTCKVRMEGRKIKADIPYTARLSRTYRNGETQWTTITGTYDGVQIGEVRAVVDRCEPVIDAKPCP; the protein is encoded by the exons ATGAAGCTGTCTGTGTTGTTGCTCTCGGCCCTGCTGGCTCTGTCCTCAGCCAGTCTGCAGGACATTGTGAAGAAGAGCATACAACTCAGAAAAG TGTCCTTATTGAAACCAGAGGTGGAGGGCCGGGTCCCTGAACCAACTGGTAACAGAAAGGTGTTGGGTCCTCTAAATCCTGCTGATCTGGAGCAGCAACAGGATCTGCCTTCCTCCTTCCTCTTTGGCGATAATGTCAACCTGCAGTGGCTGACCTGGGATGGATCTCTGCCCAATGGAGCCGTTTCCATCTACAACGGCTATACCGAGCGTATTGACTATGTCTGCAAGTACAAGTGTGAGGCTGGCTTTTATAACCCTAACCTGGGTCCTTACTGCCGCTACCCCTATGGTGACCGTGAGTATTACGCCCCTGAGTTTGAGATCCTCGCTAACAAGGACAACTTTGAATTCCTGGAATGGAAGGAAGGCTCCTACGGTTCACTGCCACAACATTCAGTGAGGACGTGTGCAGGAGTTGACATCTACGTTGGAAAGAACAAGTACGGTCTCGGGAAGGTTGTTCCTCAGTTTGAAGCCTTCTTCCTGCCCTGGGAAGGTGATGAGTACTGGTATAAGAATTACCAGGTCCTGGCCATCAACAGGGACACCTACACCCAGCACATCTCTGATGTTAAGTACGGCATTGATGAGGTCACCATCTTCCAGTATCCTCCTGAGACCATGCGTATCTCTGGTATCACCAACAATGAGTGCCAGACAGTGGTGAAGACAGTCACCATCACAAAGACCTCAGAGGTAGAGACTACCTGGAACATCGGACGAGCCACGATGCTTGGTGTCACGGGCAGCATCACAGCCGAAATCCCCTTCATCGGCTCCGGGGGCATTGAGCTTGGTGCTGAGAAGACGCTGCAGTTCTCCAGGGGAACCACCGTAATCGAGACGCTCAGCCACTCCGTGTCTGTGGAGCTCAGAGTCCCACCAAACCACACCTGCAAAGTCCGCATGGAGGGACGCAAGATCAAAGCCGATATCCCCTACACGGCTCGCCTCAGCCGAACCTACCGCAACGGAGAAACCCAGTGGACCACCATCACCGGGACGTACGACGGCGTCCAGATCGGAGAAGTCCGGGCAGTGGTGGACCGGTGCGAACCTGTCATAGATGCCAAGCCTTGCCCCTAA
- the ptrh1 gene encoding peptidyl-tRNA hydrolase isoform X3, with protein sequence MNARTVINRVLLSDPFSPAMIIEAEIHNQGRRKMVVGLGNPGMEGTRHSVGMTVLGALAARLGVADRWRGDKYVSGEVILSEIQQTNVVLLRPRLLMNVNGVSVAKAAAKYGVKAEDILLVHDELDKPLGKIAIKHGGSARGHNGVRSCVDCLQTDVMPRLRIGIGRPTGKTSVDRHVLGRFTTEEQKLLDSVLVQSVDLLLSQLSQQDSQQDSPLPSSPAGGRQAAQKRNESARSGSPAEDSAAAQS encoded by the exons ATGAATGCCCGAACAG TCATAAACAGAGTTCTGCTGAGTGATCCGTTTTCACCTGCGATGATAATCGAAGCAGAAATACACAATCAAGGCCGCCGAAAGATG GTGGTGGGGCTGGGTAATCCGGGGATGGAGGGTACCAGACACAGCGTTGGTATGACAGTACTTGGTGCTCTCGCTGCCCGGCTCGGTGTGGCAGACCGCTGGCGTGGCGACAAGTACGTGTCCGGTGAGGTCATTTTGTCAGAAATCCAGCAAACGAATGTGGTGCTGCTTCGTCCCCGGCTGCTGATGAATGTCAATGGAGTATCAGTGGCCAAAGCAG cTGCCAAATATGGCGTCAAGGCTGAAGATATCCTGCTGGTCCACGATGAACTGGACAAACCTCTGGGGAAAATCGCCATCAAACATGGAGGAAGCGCCAG AGGTCATAATGGAGTCCGCTCCTGTGTGGACTGTCTTCAGACTGAT GTGATGCCTAGACTTCGGATCGGGATTGGCCGCCCGACAGGGAAAACGTCTGTCGACCGTCATGTTCTGGGCAGATTCACCACAGAGGAACAAAAACTCCTGGATTCTGTTTTGGTCCAGAGTGTGGACCTCCTCCTTTCCCAGCTTTCCCAGCAGGACTCACAACAGGACTCCCCGCTCCCCTCctcaccagcagggggcagacAAGCTGCACAGAAGAGAAACGAGAGTGCCCGCTCAGGCTCACCAGCTGAGGACTCTGCAGCAGCTCAGAGCTGA
- the ptrh1 gene encoding peptidyl-tRNA hydrolase isoform X2: MSRMKKGSVLIINRVLLSDPFSPAMIIEAEIHNQGRRKMVVGLGNPGMEGTRHSVGMTVLGALAARLGVADRWRGDKYVSGEVILSEIQQTNVVLLRPRLLMNVNGVSVAKAAAKYGVKAEDILLVHDELDKPLGKIAIKHGGSARGHNGVRSCVDCLQTDVMPRLRIGIGRPTGKTSVDRHVLGRFTTEEQKLLDSVLVQSVDLLLSQLSQQDSQQDSPLPSSPAGGRQAAQKRNESARSGSPAEDSAAAQS; the protein is encoded by the exons ATGAGCCGAATGAAAAAGGGCTCAGTTTTAA TCATAAACAGAGTTCTGCTGAGTGATCCGTTTTCACCTGCGATGATAATCGAAGCAGAAATACACAATCAAGGCCGCCGAAAGATG GTGGTGGGGCTGGGTAATCCGGGGATGGAGGGTACCAGACACAGCGTTGGTATGACAGTACTTGGTGCTCTCGCTGCCCGGCTCGGTGTGGCAGACCGCTGGCGTGGCGACAAGTACGTGTCCGGTGAGGTCATTTTGTCAGAAATCCAGCAAACGAATGTGGTGCTGCTTCGTCCCCGGCTGCTGATGAATGTCAATGGAGTATCAGTGGCCAAAGCAG cTGCCAAATATGGCGTCAAGGCTGAAGATATCCTGCTGGTCCACGATGAACTGGACAAACCTCTGGGGAAAATCGCCATCAAACATGGAGGAAGCGCCAG AGGTCATAATGGAGTCCGCTCCTGTGTGGACTGTCTTCAGACTGAT GTGATGCCTAGACTTCGGATCGGGATTGGCCGCCCGACAGGGAAAACGTCTGTCGACCGTCATGTTCTGGGCAGATTCACCACAGAGGAACAAAAACTCCTGGATTCTGTTTTGGTCCAGAGTGTGGACCTCCTCCTTTCCCAGCTTTCCCAGCAGGACTCACAACAGGACTCCCCGCTCCCCTCctcaccagcagggggcagacAAGCTGCACAGAAGAGAAACGAGAGTGCCCGCTCAGGCTCACCAGCTGAGGACTCTGCAGCAGCTCAGAGCTGA
- the ptrh1 gene encoding peptidyl-tRNA hydrolase isoform X1 yields MSRMKKGSVLSKFCQYLLNFFKKLINFLMMRRLLTRVINRVLLSDPFSPAMIIEAEIHNQGRRKMVVGLGNPGMEGTRHSVGMTVLGALAARLGVADRWRGDKYVSGEVILSEIQQTNVVLLRPRLLMNVNGVSVAKAAAKYGVKAEDILLVHDELDKPLGKIAIKHGGSARGHNGVRSCVDCLQTDVMPRLRIGIGRPTGKTSVDRHVLGRFTTEEQKLLDSVLVQSVDLLLSQLSQQDSQQDSPLPSSPAGGRQAAQKRNESARSGSPAEDSAAAQS; encoded by the exons ATGAGCCGAATGAAAAAGGGCTCAGTTTTAAGTAAGTTTTGCCAGTATTTGTTAAACTTTTTCAAGAAGTTGATTAACTTTCTAATGATGCGACGACTTTTGACGAGAGTCATAAACAGAGTTCTGCTGAGTGATCCGTTTTCACCTGCGATGATAATCGAAGCAGAAATACACAATCAAGGCCGCCGAAAGATG GTGGTGGGGCTGGGTAATCCGGGGATGGAGGGTACCAGACACAGCGTTGGTATGACAGTACTTGGTGCTCTCGCTGCCCGGCTCGGTGTGGCAGACCGCTGGCGTGGCGACAAGTACGTGTCCGGTGAGGTCATTTTGTCAGAAATCCAGCAAACGAATGTGGTGCTGCTTCGTCCCCGGCTGCTGATGAATGTCAATGGAGTATCAGTGGCCAAAGCAG cTGCCAAATATGGCGTCAAGGCTGAAGATATCCTGCTGGTCCACGATGAACTGGACAAACCTCTGGGGAAAATCGCCATCAAACATGGAGGAAGCGCCAG AGGTCATAATGGAGTCCGCTCCTGTGTGGACTGTCTTCAGACTGAT GTGATGCCTAGACTTCGGATCGGGATTGGCCGCCCGACAGGGAAAACGTCTGTCGACCGTCATGTTCTGGGCAGATTCACCACAGAGGAACAAAAACTCCTGGATTCTGTTTTGGTCCAGAGTGTGGACCTCCTCCTTTCCCAGCTTTCCCAGCAGGACTCACAACAGGACTCCCCGCTCCCCTCctcaccagcagggggcagacAAGCTGCACAGAAGAGAAACGAGAGTGCCCGCTCAGGCTCACCAGCTGAGGACTCTGCAGCAGCTCAGAGCTGA